From bacterium:
CGGAAGCCCATTTGAGTCTCCGCCCTGATCAAACGCTCGATATTGCGACCTGTGCCTGCCCAGCTCCTACCTCAGCAAACTTATCCCGTGCTTGCTGCAGATTTGGTGAAGCTGCTCCGGCCATACCGTCACGCTGCACTCGCCCAGCGCGGCCTTGCGCAGCAGGTACTGGTACACGCGGCTCTGGCCGATCCCGCCGCCGATGGACAGCGGAATCTCGTCGTTCAGGATCATCTTGTGGTAGGGCAGCTCCAGGAAATGCTCCTGGCCTGAAATCTTGAGCTGCTGCACCAGCGTATCCTTGGTCACGCGGATGCCCATGCTCGAAAGCTCGTGGCGGCGCCTCGTGACCGGATTCCAGACAAGGATGTCGCCGTTCAGCCCGTGGTACTGCTTGCCGTTTTTCACGACGGTCGGCGTTATCCAATCGTCGTAATCAGCGGCGCGCATCTCGTGCGGATAGCCGTCGTCCAGCACCGAGCCGATTCCGATTATGAAGATGGCGGGGTATTTCTGGATGACTTCAGTCTCGCGCTGCTTGCGCGGCAGGTCGGGGTACATCGCAAGGATTTCCTCGGCATGCAGGAAAGTCAGCTCTTCCGGGAAATCCGGGAATCGGCCCGCGAGCTTGGGGAACAGCTTCATCGCGTACATCCCAGCTCCGCGAATGACCTTCCAAAGCTTTTTGACCACCATTTTAAGGAAGTCCAGGTTGCGATCCTCGGCGGTGATGACGCGCTCCCAGTCCCACTGATCGACATAGCTGGAATGGTCGTGGTCGAGGAAATAGTCCTTGCGCACGGCGCGCATATCGGTGTAGATTCCTTCTCCCACTTCGCATCCGAACTGCTTGAGGGCGAACCTCTTCCATTTCGTAGCCGCCTGGACGATTTGGGCGTCTATCTTCTTTTCAAGGCCGAGGCCGCACTGGAAGTCTATGGGCGTGCGGCTGCCGTCGCGGTCCAGGTAGTCGTTCATTCCGCATTCCTTCGTGAGGATTAACGGACATTCGACTCGGAACAAGTTCAGTTCTTCGCAAAGCCCGTGCTCGATGTACTCCTTGATCGCGGCTATTGCTTTCTGCGTGTCCTTGGGGTCGAGAATCGGGTCGTAATCGTCCGGAAGGATTGCGTCCACCGCTTCGTAGGTGCTGATGCCCGGCCCGGCGAGGTCC
This genomic window contains:
- a CDS encoding aspartate--ammonia ligase, encoding MSAVGDKRADLAGPGISTYEAVDAILPDDYDPILDPKDTQKAIAAIKEYIEHGLCEELNLFRVECPLILTKECGMNDYLDRDGSRTPIDFQCGLGLEKKIDAQIVQAATKWKRFALKQFGCEVGEGIYTDMRAVRKDYFLDHDHSSYVDQWDWERVITAEDRNLDFLKMVVKKLWKVIRGAGMYAMKLFPKLAGRFPDFPEELTFLHAEEILAMYPDLPRKQRETEVIQKYPAIFIIGIGSVLDDGYPHEMRAADYDDWITPTVVKNGKQYHGLNGDILVWNPVTRRRHELSSMGIRVTKDTLVQQLKISGQEHFLELPYHKMILNDEIPLSIGGGIGQSRVYQYLLRKAALGECSVTVWPEQLHQICSKHGISLLR